In one Arenibacter antarcticus genomic region, the following are encoded:
- a CDS encoding MarC family protein — MELFIMIFAALFSVMNPFGTVPVFVSLTQEHSGLERNKIAFWASLNVLIILLISFFAGKYILVFFGITLNSLKIAGGLIIASSGFALLTGGFRKHKGMKVEKVKKDIETRSEISLTPLAMPMIAGPGTMSLLITYNQEFTELNKVFIILAAILLSTIFIYLILKSSFYIVRILGASGINALSRIIGFIVITIGVEFILSAIANVFSIS; from the coding sequence TTTGCAGCATTGTTCTCGGTAATGAACCCTTTCGGAACTGTTCCTGTATTTGTTAGTTTAACGCAAGAGCACAGTGGGTTGGAGCGGAACAAAATAGCTTTTTGGGCGTCTTTAAATGTATTGATAATATTACTTATTTCATTTTTTGCGGGAAAATATATCTTAGTATTCTTTGGGATAACATTAAACTCACTTAAAATTGCTGGTGGACTAATTATTGCCTCCTCAGGTTTCGCTTTATTGACAGGCGGGTTTAGAAAGCATAAAGGGATGAAAGTTGAAAAAGTAAAAAAAGATATTGAGACTCGGTCAGAAATTTCATTGACTCCTTTAGCAATGCCAATGATTGCTGGTCCGGGCACTATGTCCTTATTAATAACCTATAATCAGGAATTTACGGAGTTAAATAAAGTGTTCATTATCCTCGCAGCAATTCTTTTATCTACAATTTTCATTTATCTAATATTGAAAAGTTCGTTTTATATTGTTAGAATTCTAGGTGCTTCCGGCATAAATGCATTATCTAGAATTATTGGATTTATCGTAATTACCATTGGTGTTGAATTTATCCTTTCTGCAATAGCCAATGTATTTAGTATATCCTAA
- a CDS encoding lipoate--protein ligase, producing the protein MIFIENEGNTNPRLNLALEEYILRNFDPADDYLLFYINEPSIIIGRNQNTLEEINHQYVDENNIHVVRRISGGGAVYHDFGNLNFSFITNHDGKSLSNFKKFTAPVIKVLQSLGLNAELKGRNDIEVEEKKISGTAQFSTGKRMVSHGTLLLDTDLEEVVKALNVKMEKIVSKGHKSVRSRVANISEYLTQPLEIEEFRRLLLEGLYEESEPFERYHLSLKEWQEVHRLKEEKYDTWDWNYGRSPKFNIQRSKRFPIGELDLRIFVEKGHIQEFKIFGDFFGKEPLESLEKFFIGTRYEKEDISAILKNMDIKEYFGDISKDDLVELVYGADVVDSNL; encoded by the coding sequence CAATCCACGGTTAAACCTTGCTTTGGAAGAATATATTCTGAGAAATTTTGATCCAGCGGATGATTATTTGTTGTTTTATATTAATGAACCTTCCATCATTATAGGGCGAAACCAAAACACCTTAGAAGAGATAAACCATCAATATGTAGATGAAAACAATATACATGTGGTACGAAGAATATCTGGTGGTGGCGCAGTTTATCACGATTTTGGCAATCTCAATTTCAGCTTTATCACCAACCACGATGGAAAAAGTCTGAGCAATTTTAAAAAATTCACAGCTCCGGTGATAAAAGTGTTACAATCGCTAGGGTTGAACGCTGAACTTAAGGGTCGCAACGATATTGAAGTAGAGGAGAAAAAAATTTCCGGTACCGCCCAATTTTCTACTGGAAAAAGAATGGTGAGCCATGGCACTTTACTTCTCGATACTGATTTGGAGGAAGTGGTAAAAGCACTAAATGTTAAGATGGAGAAGATTGTCTCCAAAGGCCATAAATCCGTTCGCAGCAGAGTGGCCAATATCTCGGAATATTTAACACAACCCTTAGAAATAGAAGAGTTCCGAAGGTTGTTGTTGGAAGGACTTTACGAAGAGAGCGAACCTTTTGAGCGTTATCATCTTTCGCTAAAGGAATGGCAAGAGGTGCATCGCCTAAAAGAGGAGAAATACGATACATGGGATTGGAATTATGGTCGTTCGCCCAAATTTAATATTCAGAGGTCCAAGCGTTTCCCCATAGGTGAATTGGATTTGCGGATTTTTGTTGAAAAAGGACATATACAGGAGTTTAAGATTTTCGGGGATTTTTTCGGAAAAGAACCTCTGGAAAGTCTGGAGAAGTTTTTTATAGGAACTCGATATGAAAAAGAGGATATTTCGGCAATTTTAAAAAATATGGATATCAAAGAATATTTCGGCGACATTTCGAAAGATGATCTAGTTGAATTGGTTTATGGTGCGGATGTAGTGGATTCAAATCTTTAA